One window of the Arthrobacter sp. D5-1 genome contains the following:
- a CDS encoding urocanate hydratase, with amino-acid sequence MAPADFTTGARPVKAARGTELTAKSWQTEAPLRMLMNNLDPEVAERPDDLVVYGGTGRAARSWAAFDAITRTLETMEKDETLLVQSGKPVGVFRTNEWAPRVLLANSNLVGDWATWPEFRRLEAEGLMMYGQMTAGSWIYIGTQGILQGTYETFAAVGNKLAAEGRHPAPAAEGSTEGPLAGTLTLTGGCGGMGGAQPLAVTLNDGACLIVDVDESRLRRRVGKRYLDEVETDLDAAIAKVQAAKDERRGWSVGYVGNAAEVFPELLRRHKAGEVTFDVVTDQTSAHDPLSYLPEGITVAEWHTEAEADPEGFTKKAQASMARQVQAMVEFQDAGAEVFDYGNSIRDEARKGGYDRAFEFPGFVPAYIRPLFCEGLGPFRWVALSGDPEDIAVTDKAIKELFPENKHLHKWIDAAAERVEFEGLPARICWLGYGERHKAGLLFNRLVAEGKVKAPIVIGRDHLDSGSVASPYRETESMKDGSDAVADWPLLNALTAASSGATWVSIHHGGGVGIGRSIHTGQVSVADGTELAAQKLERLLTNDPGMGVIRHVDAGYDRAIDVANERGVRIPMNEK; translated from the coding sequence ATGGCACCCGCCGATTTCACTACAGGAGCCCGCCCGGTCAAGGCTGCCCGGGGTACGGAGCTGACTGCCAAGTCCTGGCAGACGGAAGCGCCGCTGCGCATGTTGATGAATAATCTGGATCCTGAGGTCGCTGAGCGTCCTGATGATTTGGTGGTTTACGGTGGCACGGGCCGTGCGGCGCGTTCCTGGGCTGCGTTTGATGCGATTACCCGGACGCTGGAGACCATGGAGAAGGACGAGACGCTGCTGGTGCAGTCGGGGAAGCCGGTGGGTGTTTTCCGCACGAATGAGTGGGCGCCGCGGGTGCTGCTGGCGAACTCGAACCTGGTGGGGGATTGGGCGACGTGGCCTGAGTTCCGCCGGCTCGAGGCTGAGGGTTTGATGATGTATGGCCAGATGACTGCTGGGTCATGGATTTACATCGGCACCCAGGGCATCCTGCAGGGCACCTATGAAACGTTCGCTGCTGTCGGAAATAAGCTCGCCGCGGAGGGCCGCCACCCGGCGCCGGCGGCGGAAGGTTCCACGGAGGGGCCGCTGGCAGGGACCCTGACGTTGACTGGTGGTTGTGGTGGCATGGGCGGGGCGCAGCCGTTGGCGGTGACGCTCAATGATGGTGCGTGCTTGATTGTTGATGTGGACGAGTCCCGGCTGCGTCGGCGTGTGGGTAAGCGGTACCTGGACGAGGTCGAAACCGATTTGGATGCTGCGATCGCCAAAGTCCAGGCCGCGAAGGACGAGCGCCGCGGCTGGTCCGTCGGTTATGTGGGCAACGCCGCTGAGGTCTTCCCCGAATTGCTGCGCCGCCACAAGGCCGGCGAAGTCACGTTTGACGTGGTCACGGACCAGACCTCCGCTCATGACCCGTTGTCCTACCTGCCGGAGGGCATCACGGTGGCCGAGTGGCACACCGAAGCCGAAGCTGATCCGGAAGGGTTCACCAAGAAGGCCCAGGCGTCAATGGCCCGCCAGGTGCAGGCGATGGTGGAGTTCCAGGACGCCGGAGCTGAGGTCTTTGATTACGGCAACTCGATCCGTGACGAGGCCCGCAAGGGTGGGTATGACCGTGCGTTTGAATTCCCTGGCTTCGTCCCGGCGTACATTCGTCCGTTGTTCTGCGAGGGTCTGGGCCCGTTCCGCTGGGTCGCGCTCTCGGGCGATCCGGAAGACATTGCGGTGACGGACAAGGCCATCAAGGAGTTGTTCCCGGAGAACAAGCACCTCCACAAGTGGATTGACGCTGCGGCCGAACGGGTTGAATTCGAAGGCCTGCCGGCCCGTATTTGCTGGCTTGGGTACGGCGAACGCCATAAGGCTGGTCTGCTGTTCAACCGGCTCGTCGCCGAGGGCAAGGTCAAGGCTCCGATCGTGATCGGCCGTGACCACCTGGATTCGGGTTCCGTGGCGTCCCCTTACCGGGAGACCGAGTCGATGAAGGATGGCTCGGACGCGGTTGCTGACTGGCCGTTGCTGAACGCGCTGACTGCTGCATCCTCGGGCGCTACGTGGGTGTCCATCCACCACGGTGGTGGTGTTGGTATTGGCCGGTCCATCCACACTGGCCAGGTTTCCGTCGCTGACGGCACGGAACTGGCAGCCCAGAAACTGGAACGGCTCCTGACCAACGATCCCGGTATGGGCGTCATCCGCCACGTCGACGCCGGCTACGACCGCGCCATCGACGTCGCCAACGAACGCGGCGTCCGCATCCCCATGAACGAGAAGTAG